One genomic region from Xiphophorus couchianus chromosome 21, X_couchianus-1.0, whole genome shotgun sequence encodes:
- the amer2 gene encoding APC membrane recruitment protein 2, giving the protein MEVQSDCVEPPVAPQCDTQPAGKINKAAFKLFGKRRTGSGMASFFSFRNKAAANGGNNGNSDNGNSLNGNSSAASAELVRSKTHDGLTGSNNEAVGQRGEGLTSLEAGPVRSLSKSLSFFSFLRRGSFRTSENGGTGIVRRGRGLKGFFSSMRWRRKVKTNEAEGEEVEGKKARDTDATESETPKDITLTLEPPPHHHQEDCASAETGSNLQASDTPTTSVTMTPTHCVAMPGPSGEPDSPFPYTPTDSPLRPSIQKAKASISSLTPSLTTPPLDRCSIGDQPSEPSVDRLCSILFTDVTSLKSFDSLTGCGDIIADADEEGPGGNGGSGTSSSSSGGGGGSLSTNVGRAVGLTSATTHASPTKPPIPSQITQPMFSVPQSSAPVCLPARTRVPPPPQQHSAGSGVVAYMGGGEEMASPEGVDDADMQGLWHMLPSAGESSPALPRQYQPSSSTLTSTYPPRSNSPSALRPSAQRSAERKAPQVKSLGLSKIPVVGGAGSRAGKPPLPHAHGRHPVSPGEKELLSDEGYWDTPSATPTATPDESGLQRNQKIALSRDSCSGDHLYDLYNDPEEEGEDQRGDNDVNSTPSPSAEFKMSPTSQKSSLSTSSSSSFQSLKGSASLPRDSKIPVSNRQTSPPHSVSQSALSSVLEAETPPPKTHAPQPARTRIPVSKVPVRRSGSKPATSTSGGAASKK; this is encoded by the coding sequence ATGGAGGTGCAGTCGGATTGTGTGGAGCCTCCTGTGGCTCCACAGTGTGACACACAGCCTGCAGGGAAGATCAACAAAGCAGCCTTTAAACTCTTTGGGAAAAGACGCACTGGCTCTGGAATGGCCAGCTTCTTCTCCTTCAGGAACAAAGCTGCTGCAAACGGTGGGAACAATGGGAATTCTGACAACGGGAATTCTTTGAATGGAAACAGCTCGGCGGCATCAGCAGAGCTTGTGAGGAGCAAAACACATGACGGGCTAACAGGCTCCAACAACGAGGCTGTGGGTCAGAGAGGGGAGGGCCTTACTAGCCTGGAGGCAGGGCCGGTAAGGTCGCTCAGCAAATCGTTgagtttcttttcctttctccGACGTGGGAGTTTTAGGACAAGTGAAAATGGTGGGACAGGAATTGTGAGAAGAGGGAGGGGCCTGAAGGGCTTTTTCAGCAGCATGCGATGGAGGCGTAAAGTGAAAACAAACGAGGCTGAGGGAGAAGAGGTGGAAGGTAAGAAAGCAAGGGACACAGATGCTACAGAATCTGAGACCCCCAAGGACATTACTCTTACCCTTGAGCCACCTCCGCATCATCACCAGGAGGACTGTGCAAGTGCAGAGACAGGATCTAACCTACAAGCATCAGACACTCCCACCACTAGTGTTACCATGACACCCACACACTGTGTTGCCATGCCAGGACCATCTGGTGAGCCAGACTCTCCTTTTCCTTACACACCCACCGACTCACCACTGCGCCCATCTATTCAAAAAGCCAAAGCTTCAATATCTAGCCTCACCCCGTCCCTTACTACACCCCCTTTGGACCGCTGCAGCATAGGTGACCAACCCTCGGAGCCCTCTGTAGATCGACTCTGCTCCATCCTTTTCACTGATGTCACATCTCTGAAGAGCTTTGATTCACTGACTGGCTGCGGTGACATTATTGCTGATGCAGATGAGGAAGGACCAGGGGGTAATGGTGGCAGTGGAACGAGTAGTAGTAGcagtggaggtggaggagggagTCTGAGCACAAATGTTGGGAGAGCTGTTGGTTTAACCAGTGCAACAACTCATGCTTCCCCAACCAAACCTCCAATACCTTCACAGATTACCCAGCCTATGTTCTCCGTTCCCCAGAGTTCGGCACCTGTCTGTCTCCCTGCTCGGACCCGAGTGCCTCCTCCACCACAGCAGCATTCTGCTGGAAGTGGTGTAGTGGCCTACATGGGAGGAGGGGAAGAAATGGCAAGTCCAGAAGGAGTGGACGATGCAGACATGCAGGGACTTTGGCACATGTTGCCTTCTGCAGGAGAAAGCTCCCCTGCGTTGCCCCGGCAGTACCAGCCTTCTTCCAGTACCCTTACTTCCACTTATCCCCCTCGCAGCAACTCCCCCAGTGCACTTCGTCCCTCAGCTCAAAGAAGCGCAGAGAGAAAAGCTCCTCAGGTGAAGTCGCTGGGCCTCAGCAAGATTCCAGTGGTTGGTGGAGCAGGAAGCCGGGCAGGTAAACCCCCTCTGCCTCATGCACATGGCCGCCATCCTGTATCACCTGGTGAAAAAGAACTTCTCAGTGACGAAGGTTACTGGGATACTCCCTCAGCAACACCTACAGCAACTCCTGATGAGAGTGGGTTGCAGCGTAACCAGAAGATTGCCCTATCACGCGATAGCTGCTCGGGAGACCACCTTTATGACTTGTACAATGATCCTGAAGAGGAGGGAGAAGATCAGAGGGGAGACAATGATGTGAACAGTACCCCCTCTCCATCTGCAGAATTCAAAATGAGTCCCACCTCCCAAAAAAGTTCCCTTTcaacctcctcttcctcttcctttcaATCATTGAAAGGCAGCGCCAGCCTTCCCCGAGACTCCAAGATCCCAGTAAGTAACAGACAGACCTCGCCTCCCCACTCTGTAAGccagtctgctctgtcctcTGTACTGGAGGCAGAAACCCCTCCGCCAAAGACCCATGCACCCCAACCAGCCCGCACCAGAATCCCTGTGTCAAAGGTGCCAGTTCGCCGTTCTGGAAGCAAACCTGCCACCAGCACAAGTGGAGGAGCTGCATCCAAGAAGTAG